In Plasmodium chabaudi chabaudi strain AS genome assembly, chromosome: 9, the sequence acaaaataataaatcttcataaaaattttattttatattatatacatatgtatattataaatttaaatgagATAGGAATTAATTAAGTAAGCTTCCGAAAATTTTATACGATTAGCCATTTCACACACATAATAgtatattttgatatatgcacataatTTTGTAGATTACTTAAATCAAggttcttttttctttctttttctttttgtgtCCTGATTTATGTTTACATTTGTacttaattatattatatgtgctaataatattatcacTTTGTGCCAATTTCATtctttattcatttttttaattaatattattggtATGGGAGtttgattatattaattatatattgtatgtCACCTTtggttttttatttacacattttatattaatatatatatattcgtTGTGAATAAataggaaaataatatatacacacaattattacacatataatgatatatttgcCATATACACGCTTTGGGTTTggacttattttttaaattttatacatttcaagggtattttatatatatgttaattcatttcataattattttttcataatatatttttttgtgtgtatattatatatgataaatttgttaattcttaatttatatatttttgattttaatttataatattacgGAGtgtttcatcatttttcattgttatttaaataaaaaagaagcaATTAtcgataaaaaaaaattaataccAGAAAATGAGTAACATCCATACATTAGCAGATTATAGGGATGGATATGGCGAGAATCTTCCATTCAATAgaagtataaaaaagaattataaaaataataaaatacataaaaaagcatataatatacatttctttattgttttccaatttaattaattttgtcCATAAAGCTGAACATTTCTGTCTCATGCTTTTTTATTCGAATATACACacccatatatataagtacATGCTTATGTATTGATACcgatttatttatgttaatcttttatttttattttgtaagcACCAGGATATTATGCGTCACAGAGTAGTTTTATTCAAAGGTCAAAACCTATTGATGTAGTTAACTTAATTTTCCCCCATTTCACATGGAAAAGTTTTGTTATGGTTATTTCCATAATACAGATTATCGTTTTTATAGTGTCTCTTAGTATAAGGCCTGGCGAATTTCTAACTCCTTCTGGTATTAATTGCGTTCGAATGCATGCctgtatatgtataattgtattttatgttttttcaCACAATAAACCCCATTGCTTTGTGCcaatatgatatatttatcatttttacttCCCTTATAGGCAGCATATTAGTAACACTAGGAGCAAATGTTggatcaaaaataaaaagcgGAGAAATACACAGATTAATATTGCCTATATTTTTGcatgcaaatatatttcacgcattttttaatgtgttTTTTCAATTAAGAATGGGATTTACtcttgaaaaaaattatggaatattaaaagttgcgattttatattttttaacggggatatatggaaatatattatcatcatcGGTTACATATTGTACAACAAAAGTGGGCGCAAGTACATCAGGCATGGGGTTATTAGGAATCGTAACATCcgaattaattttattatggcATATTATTAGACATAGAGAAAGAGTagtatttaatattttattttttacgtcaatttccattttatattattttacatttaatGGATCAAATATAGATCATGTTGGTCATTTAGGAGGTCTTTTATCTGGTAAATTTTGAAACCAAAAAGAGCATGAACATATTTTCACCGGCCATGCTTCTGtccatatatacatatatgtgaTAATGCCATTGCTACTTTATTATGCTTTATATTGTCATcaattttacttttttttgtccaTTATCAGGTATATCTATTGGAATGCTTTATAATGAGAAGATGGAAAACAAGCCAACATGGTATAATAATGCAAGAATTGCCTCTTATGTATGTTTAGCACTGCTAGCTATAATTCCAACTGTTGTTTTGTTTGCTGTTCCTCGTGTATGCTAGAAAGTTATAGTAAATATACTTTGCTccaaatatgtatatatgccCATTTtggcatatatatatagagagagaacatatttattccGCATATAGTAGCGACCATTTACACACCTATGTGATTATTAGATCCAAAattaatacaataaaaatttaatgaagtacaataatattaaaatcatATACATAATCTTTAATTTGCtcctttaattttttataaccattttttaatttctaataataataacaatagtaacaattttttaagttattatatttatttaccaTAGTTTTTTCATTCATTCCCTTTTTCTtgtatttttgtaattacccttttttgt encodes:
- a CDS encoding rhomboid protease ROM1, putative produces the protein MSNIHTLADYRDGYGENLPFNRTPGYYASQSSFIQRSKPIDVVNLIFPHFTWKSFVMVISIIQIIVFIVSLSIRPGEFLTPSGSILVTLGANVGSKIKSGEIHRLILPIFLHANIFHAFFNVFFQLRMGFTLEKNYGILKVAILYFLTGIYGNILSSSVTYCTTKVGASTSGMGLLGIVTSELILLWHIIRHRERVVFNILFFTSISILYYFTFNGSNIDHVGHLGGLLSGISIGMLYNEKMENKPTWYNNARIASYVCLALLAIIPTVVLFAVPRVC